One genomic segment of Sanyastnella coralliicola includes these proteins:
- the argS gene encoding arginine--tRNA ligase, producing the protein MKSLDSILSAAVVDAAKDLFGAEPEAQHIQLQKTRKDFEGDVTLVVFPLVRLAKTSPEKAGTMIGEWLVANTPEVEGFNVVKGFLNLVVSEAYWKGFLKDAFAQEHFGYAPKGSRGQVMVEYSSPNTNKPLHLGHLRNNFLGYSVAKILEANGHDVVKVQIINDRGIHICKSMVAWEKFGEGETPESSGLKGDKLVGKYYVMFDQHYKQEIKDLIEQGKSEEEAKAEAPILLEAQEMLRKWEQKDPEVTALWEKMNSWVYSGFDVTYHEMGVSFDKLYYESNTYLTGKDEVMRGVEEGFFYKRDDGSVWVDLTDDGLDEKLVLRKDGTAVYMTQDIGTAILRFNEFPELKYQIYTVGNEQEYHFKVLFLILGKLGFENAKDNFHLSYGMVELPEGKMKSREGTVVDADDLLAEMAATAQEIAEEQGKLDGISEEERAGLYKKIGYGALKYYLLKVDPKKKMMFDPKESIDFFGNTGPFIQFNYVRTLALLRKAAEAGISASIADDVEIASAERALIRKIYEFPGVLEDAAKSYDPSQIANYVYDLVKEYSSFYQTSPILKEENDDLRSLRLAISQQTGEVIRDGMNLLGVDMPERM; encoded by the coding sequence ATGAAATCCCTAGATTCAATACTATCTGCTGCTGTCGTTGACGCAGCGAAAGATCTATTCGGCGCTGAGCCAGAAGCACAACACATTCAGCTTCAAAAAACACGGAAAGACTTTGAAGGAGATGTGACTCTTGTTGTTTTTCCGCTTGTACGTCTGGCGAAGACCAGTCCTGAGAAGGCTGGGACAATGATCGGTGAATGGTTGGTGGCCAACACGCCTGAAGTTGAAGGCTTTAACGTGGTAAAAGGGTTCTTGAACCTCGTGGTAAGTGAGGCTTACTGGAAAGGATTTCTTAAGGATGCCTTTGCTCAAGAACATTTCGGCTACGCTCCAAAAGGCAGTCGAGGACAGGTTATGGTGGAATACTCATCACCAAACACCAATAAGCCGCTTCACTTAGGTCACCTTCGAAATAACTTCCTAGGTTATTCTGTAGCGAAGATTCTGGAAGCGAATGGCCATGACGTGGTGAAGGTTCAGATTATCAACGACCGCGGTATCCATATTTGTAAATCTATGGTGGCCTGGGAGAAATTTGGTGAAGGTGAAACACCGGAGTCGTCAGGCCTCAAGGGAGACAAGCTTGTTGGGAAGTACTATGTGATGTTCGACCAACATTACAAGCAGGAAATTAAGGACTTGATTGAACAAGGCAAGTCTGAAGAGGAAGCGAAAGCTGAAGCCCCTATCCTACTCGAGGCGCAGGAAATGCTCCGTAAGTGGGAGCAGAAAGATCCTGAAGTCACTGCGCTTTGGGAAAAGATGAATAGCTGGGTATACAGCGGATTCGATGTGACATACCATGAAATGGGTGTTTCCTTTGATAAGCTGTACTACGAGTCAAATACTTACCTCACTGGTAAAGATGAAGTTATGCGTGGCGTGGAAGAAGGGTTCTTCTACAAGCGTGATGACGGTTCCGTTTGGGTTGATCTGACTGATGATGGCCTGGATGAAAAATTGGTCTTGAGAAAAGATGGTACCGCGGTGTATATGACACAAGATATCGGTACGGCTATTCTTCGTTTCAATGAGTTCCCAGAACTCAAGTACCAGATCTATACTGTAGGAAATGAGCAAGAGTACCACTTCAAGGTGCTATTCCTCATTCTAGGCAAGCTTGGCTTTGAAAACGCCAAAGACAACTTCCACCTGAGCTATGGAATGGTTGAACTTCCGGAAGGTAAAATGAAGTCTCGTGAAGGAACGGTAGTTGATGCTGATGACCTTCTGGCTGAAATGGCGGCGACTGCTCAAGAAATTGCGGAAGAGCAAGGTAAACTTGACGGAATCTCTGAAGAAGAACGTGCAGGATTGTACAAGAAGATTGGTTACGGTGCCTTGAAATACTACTTGTTGAAAGTAGATCCTAAGAAAAAGATGATGTTCGACCCGAAAGAGTCGATTGATTTCTTTGGTAATACCGGTCCTTTCATCCAGTTCAACTATGTCCGCACACTGGCGTTGCTTCGCAAGGCTGCGGAAGCAGGTATTTCTGCTTCTATTGCTGATGATGTTGAAATCGCTAGCGCGGAACGGGCATTGATTCGTAAGATATATGAATTTCCCGGGGTGCTGGAAGATGCTGCGAAGTCATATGACCCATCTCAGATTGCAAATTACGTCTATGACCTCGTGAAGGAGTACAGCTCATTCTACCAAACCTCTCCTATTCTGAAAGAAGAGAATGATGACTTGCGCTCATTGCGTTTGGCCATCTCACAACAAACTGGAGAAGTCATTCGCGACGGTATGAATCTACTCGGTGTAGATATGCCTGAGCGTATGTAA
- a CDS encoding RnfABCDGE type electron transport complex subunit D: MSTSILSLVKKHPIFQDPRLFQITALSSFLAYGVFNLDWITDLPRIFTILSAGIFTQLFFMVGLRLPFDSWKSGAITSLGLSLLFQSSTPLMWILAPVLGISSKYFIRTKGKHVFNPANLGVILPIVLFGDAWISPGQWGSSAMLLFFFSSAALMVLFRVGRIDTSLTFLLTILVLEYFRSVVYLGWEFDWLFHKMSNGSLLLFAFFMITDPRTTPNASGARILWAVGIGVLSFVLTSWFYLHTAPMWALFFAAPAMVVLDKIFKANVFQWTSIKPLQS; the protein is encoded by the coding sequence ATGTCGACATCAATTCTCTCATTGGTGAAGAAACACCCGATCTTTCAAGATCCTCGGTTGTTTCAAATCACAGCCTTATCTAGTTTCCTTGCTTACGGCGTTTTCAATCTAGACTGGATCACTGATCTCCCTCGAATTTTCACCATTCTTTCAGCGGGCATATTTACCCAGTTGTTCTTCATGGTGGGCTTAAGGCTCCCGTTTGATTCATGGAAAAGCGGCGCCATTACTTCATTAGGACTAAGCCTTCTCTTTCAAAGTTCAACTCCGCTCATGTGGATTCTTGCTCCGGTTCTAGGTATCTCTTCAAAATACTTCATCCGAACCAAAGGGAAGCATGTATTTAACCCAGCCAATCTCGGTGTAATCCTTCCTATCGTTCTCTTTGGCGATGCTTGGATTTCACCAGGACAATGGGGCAGTAGTGCCATGTTACTATTCTTTTTTAGTAGCGCAGCGCTCATGGTGCTTTTTAGAGTGGGTCGCATCGACACGAGTTTGACGTTTCTATTGACCATTCTTGTCTTAGAGTACTTCCGAAGCGTGGTATACTTAGGTTGGGAGTTCGATTGGCTGTTCCATAAGATGTCGAACGGTAGTTTGTTACTCTTCGCCTTCTTCATGATTACAGACCCCAGAACGACCCCAAACGCCTCAGGCGCAAGGATTTTATGGGCTGTAGGTATTGGCGTGTTGTCATTCGTTTTGACCTCTTGGTTCTATTTGCACACCGCACCTATGTGGGCGCTCTTCTTCGCCGCTCCGGCCATGGTTGTTCTCGATAAGATCTTTAAAGCAAACGTTTTCCAGTGGACTTCCATCAAGCCACTTCAATCATAA
- a CDS encoding RNA polymerase sigma factor has protein sequence MRLFRTPYTELTDEQLMEKAARHDERAFSTLYDRYSDQLLHYFWRMLWKDREMAEDFLQELFIKVAHNAANFDGKRAFKTWLFSIANNMCKNAYRHAEVKSRAKEVLENEKEHVEKSRSEKDLDHATFHDQLEKALQKLDTDKQSTFRLRYFDEMSIKEISEALECSEGTVKSRLFYTLKHLNQALKGFEHLLKE, from the coding sequence ATGAGATTATTCCGAACACCATACACGGAACTTACAGACGAACAGCTTATGGAAAAGGCTGCTCGCCATGATGAGCGCGCCTTTAGCACGCTGTATGACCGGTATTCGGATCAACTTCTCCATTACTTCTGGAGAATGCTCTGGAAAGACCGTGAAATGGCTGAAGACTTCCTACAAGAGCTATTTATTAAAGTAGCCCACAACGCGGCCAACTTCGACGGTAAACGAGCGTTTAAGACCTGGTTGTTTAGCATAGCCAACAACATGTGCAAAAACGCCTACCGTCATGCTGAGGTTAAGTCAAGAGCGAAAGAAGTCTTAGAAAATGAAAAAGAGCACGTGGAGAAAAGTAGATCTGAGAAAGACCTCGATCACGCCACGTTCCATGACCAGTTAGAAAAAGCTCTTCAGAAACTGGATACAGATAAACAAAGCACCTTTAGGTTGCGCTATTTCGATGAGATGTCAATCAAAGAAATAAGCGAAGCACTAGAGTGCAGCGAGGGAACCGTGAAGTCCCGATTGTTTTACACCTTAAAACACTTGAATCAAGCTTTGAAAGGGTTTGAACACTTATTAAAAGAGTAG
- a CDS encoding LON peptidase substrate-binding domain-containing protein, which translates to MSSSTTYLPLFPLKIMLLPGEQTALHIFEERYRELIRDVESMGMTFGIPYASTDDGLIYGAEVRLVQITKQYPGGESDILVECTGVFRIAEYREKDPAKLYPSGEVRMISQYDHWPAKDETMAELKQLRDALGPKAAVLDKDEFRYVPRILLSLNLSNEQKYQFVKLANAERQESSLFNMLRFSRLIVEQEQQVIDGIFPN; encoded by the coding sequence GTGAGTTCCTCAACAACATATCTACCGCTCTTCCCTCTGAAGATCATGCTTCTACCAGGCGAGCAGACGGCATTGCACATCTTCGAAGAACGTTACCGAGAGCTAATCCGTGACGTGGAGTCGATGGGAATGACCTTTGGTATTCCATATGCCAGTACTGACGATGGATTGATCTACGGCGCAGAGGTCAGACTTGTGCAGATTACCAAGCAATATCCAGGAGGCGAAAGCGACATCCTTGTGGAATGTACTGGAGTTTTTCGCATTGCTGAATACCGCGAGAAAGATCCTGCCAAGCTCTATCCTAGCGGTGAAGTGCGCATGATCTCTCAATACGATCACTGGCCAGCTAAAGATGAAACGATGGCTGAGCTAAAACAGCTTCGTGATGCTTTGGGGCCAAAAGCGGCTGTCCTCGACAAGGATGAGTTCAGGTATGTGCCACGTATCTTACTCTCGCTCAATCTTTCAAATGAGCAGAAGTACCAGTTCGTTAAACTCGCTAACGCGGAACGCCAGGAGAGCAGCTTGTTCAATATGCTACGCTTCTCTCGATTGATCGTCGAACAGGAACAACAAGTCATCGACGGCATCTTCCCGAACTAG
- a CDS encoding M28 family peptidase has protein sequence MIRIPQLSETLAFRTSVIFSALAMITAWFSSCSPVRDEHGRDIAELQAIIEFMASDSLEGRGTGTEGEAKAAAYVASRFEELGLKPFGDSSSFFQAFSFRPHPPIQRHGSGDSTSIGMALVQNLTGKNVIGMLDNGASETIIIGAHHDHLGMGDENSLFIGDSEIHNGADDNASGISALILLAERLSAQPLNYNVLFMSFSGEEKGLYGSNHFVDNPTIDLNTVNYMINMDMVGRMKEDSSLAVYGTGTSPVWNDLVNQVNIDSLALVFHESGVGPSDHTSFYLADMPVLHFFTGQHEDYHKPTDDPEKINYEGILMVADFVERIVLELDDEAKLEFTKTKDQSKDDSPRFNVTLGVVPDYMFDGEGMRIDGVSEDRPAFNAGIIKGDVVTQMGDHAVTDMNTYMEGLGIFEEGDTTVVKVMREGTEKSFDVIWD, from the coding sequence ATGATCAGAATACCTCAATTAAGTGAGACCTTGGCGTTCCGCACCTCTGTCATCTTTTCGGCGCTAGCCATGATCACAGCTTGGTTTTCTTCATGCTCACCAGTCAGAGATGAACACGGAAGAGATATCGCAGAACTACAAGCAATTATCGAGTTCATGGCAAGTGATTCACTTGAAGGACGAGGCACAGGAACCGAAGGAGAAGCAAAAGCAGCAGCATATGTTGCATCTCGATTCGAAGAGTTAGGACTGAAGCCATTTGGTGATAGCAGTAGCTTCTTTCAAGCGTTTTCTTTTAGACCGCATCCACCAATCCAACGCCATGGATCAGGTGATTCAACAAGCATCGGAATGGCACTTGTACAGAATCTAACAGGGAAGAACGTAATTGGAATGTTGGATAATGGCGCGTCAGAAACAATCATCATCGGAGCCCACCATGATCACCTCGGGATGGGAGATGAGAACTCACTATTTATTGGGGATTCAGAAATCCACAACGGTGCGGATGACAATGCTTCAGGAATTTCCGCTTTGATTCTACTAGCAGAACGTTTGAGCGCACAACCATTGAATTACAATGTGCTGTTCATGTCGTTCAGTGGAGAAGAGAAAGGACTTTACGGCTCAAACCACTTTGTAGATAACCCAACCATAGATTTGAATACGGTCAATTATATGATCAATATGGATATGGTCGGACGTATGAAAGAAGACAGTTCATTGGCGGTATACGGTACAGGAACTTCTCCTGTTTGGAATGATCTGGTGAATCAAGTGAATATTGATAGCCTTGCCCTTGTTTTCCATGAATCAGGAGTGGGTCCGTCTGATCACACAAGCTTTTACCTAGCCGACATGCCAGTACTCCATTTCTTTACGGGGCAACACGAAGACTACCACAAGCCTACAGATGATCCAGAGAAGATTAATTATGAAGGCATACTAATGGTCGCTGATTTTGTGGAAAGAATTGTGTTGGAATTAGATGATGAAGCGAAGCTAGAATTCACCAAGACAAAAGATCAATCAAAAGACGATTCACCTCGGTTTAATGTGACGCTAGGCGTGGTTCCTGATTATATGTTTGATGGGGAAGGAATGCGCATCGATGGTGTTTCTGAGGATCGTCCGGCCTTCAACGCTGGCATCATCAAAGGAGATGTAGTTACCCAAATGGGTGACCACGCCGTGACCGACATGAATACATACATGGAAGGTCTTGGCATTTTTGAAGAAGGAGACACCACAGTAGTAAAAGTCATGCGCGAGGGAACGGAGAAGTCCTTTGACGTAATCTGGGACTAA
- a CDS encoding DUF2330 domain-containing protein, whose amino-acid sequence MKSLKLFILASAALLSGLQVNAFCGFYVARADAKLFNNKSEVILVRNGDKTTVTMSNDFQGDVKDFAMVVPVPTVLKENDIKVVDKSIFEKLNEYSAPRLVEYYDSPPCPVEIVTEDYEVYDMLDQNWPAFGNLTMSVADESNYRVNVEARYEVGEYEILILSAEESDGLRRWLTDHDYKIPENADEVLDPYIKSNMKFFVVKVNLHKLSGSSFEELSPIQLTYNSDRFMLPIRLGMANANGPQDMIVYTFTNQGRVECTNYRTVELPSNRNIPLFVEPQFGDFYKALYEKSWKQEGRNSVFLEYAWDVSPQQSVKCDPCVGPPPIANDLVKAGVDWLQNGWQGTAYFTRMHVRYERDKFPQDLQFQTTTNKERYQCRYILTHPASGDMSCEEGQKYLKELEQRRKRELDELAALTGWGVKNGNSYIKEFNNRLEDYEFSPVMTQEEDRGGIWTLLLSFLGISTLIMVIARAGKKRKLQSLPA is encoded by the coding sequence ATGAAATCACTTAAGTTATTCATACTTGCCTCCGCAGCCTTGCTCTCCGGTCTCCAGGTCAATGCATTTTGTGGGTTCTACGTAGCTCGCGCCGATGCCAAACTATTCAACAATAAGTCTGAGGTAATCCTTGTCCGAAATGGCGATAAAACCACCGTGACAATGTCTAACGACTTCCAAGGAGATGTCAAAGACTTCGCTATGGTTGTTCCTGTGCCAACGGTGCTCAAAGAGAATGACATTAAGGTCGTAGACAAATCAATCTTCGAGAAACTCAATGAATACTCGGCACCACGGTTGGTCGAGTATTATGATTCACCTCCATGTCCGGTTGAAATCGTTACTGAAGATTATGAGGTGTACGACATGTTAGACCAGAACTGGCCTGCTTTCGGAAATCTGACAATGAGTGTAGCTGATGAATCCAATTATAGAGTAAACGTTGAAGCTCGCTACGAAGTTGGTGAATACGAAATCCTCATTCTCTCGGCAGAAGAGTCAGATGGACTTCGTCGTTGGCTAACGGATCACGATTATAAAATCCCTGAAAACGCAGATGAAGTATTAGATCCGTACATCAAGTCGAACATGAAGTTCTTCGTGGTAAAAGTCAATCTCCACAAGCTTTCAGGTTCTTCATTCGAAGAGCTTTCTCCGATTCAGTTGACCTACAACTCTGATCGTTTCATGCTTCCAATTCGCTTAGGTATGGCTAACGCGAACGGTCCACAAGACATGATCGTATACACATTCACCAACCAAGGTAGAGTCGAGTGTACGAATTACCGAACGGTTGAACTACCTAGTAATCGCAACATTCCTTTGTTCGTAGAGCCTCAGTTTGGCGACTTCTACAAAGCTCTCTACGAAAAGAGCTGGAAGCAGGAGGGACGCAACTCTGTATTCCTAGAGTACGCGTGGGATGTAAGTCCTCAACAAAGTGTGAAATGCGACCCATGTGTTGGACCACCACCTATTGCCAACGACCTAGTCAAAGCAGGAGTAGACTGGTTACAAAACGGATGGCAAGGGACCGCTTACTTCACGCGTATGCACGTTCGCTACGAACGCGACAAATTCCCTCAGGATCTACAGTTTCAAACAACGACAAACAAGGAACGTTACCAGTGTCGATACATTTTAACGCACCCTGCGAGCGGAGACATGAGTTGTGAAGAGGGTCAGAAGTACCTCAAGGAACTTGAACAACGAAGAAAGCGTGAACTAGACGAACTGGCTGCACTAACAGGCTGGGGAGTCAAGAACGGGAATAGCTATATCAAAGAGTTTAACAATCGATTGGAAGACTATGAGTTCTCACCAGTGATGACTCAAGAAGAAGACCGTGGAGGCATATGGACCCTTCTTCTGTCTTTCCTTGGCATATCTACCCTGATCATGGTGATCGCTCGTGCTGGGAAGAAACGGAAGTTGCAGTCATTACCGGCATAA
- a CDS encoding DUF493 family protein: MSEEEKARLDALRKQLDAEHQWPSMYMFKFVLPNDETKIKQLHEIFGESAEFRSRLSKKGNYTSFTIRSVMLNADQIFDLYSKASRIEGIISL; this comes from the coding sequence ATGTCTGAAGAAGAAAAAGCGCGCTTAGATGCGCTAAGAAAGCAATTGGATGCGGAACATCAGTGGCCGTCGATGTATATGTTCAAATTCGTACTTCCGAACGATGAGACGAAGATTAAGCAACTACACGAGATTTTCGGTGAGTCAGCTGAATTCCGTTCAAGACTGAGTAAGAAAGGTAATTACACCAGTTTTACCATTCGTTCCGTGATGTTGAACGCAGACCAGATCTTTGATCTTTATTCCAAGGCCTCTCGCATTGAAGGCATCATTTCGCTGTAA
- the ctlX gene encoding citrulline utilization hydrolase CtlX, which produces MRQSTNNILMIRPDGFRKNEETSDNTFQQNLSIEDANEKALFEFDQLVETLRNKGVHVAVVEADGEKDTPDALFPNNWISFHNDGVVALYPMKAKNRRRERREDVIDYVGNEFGVEAREVLDFTEFEEHHKFLEGTGSLVLDRQHNKAYAAISERTDRLAVERFCEALGFEGIVFHASANGAPIYHTNVLMSIGSSYAILCSDVIEDMEERSMVIDSLKENGHDVIDISLDQMNSFAGNALEVLNEDGKKICVMSSQAKASLNEEQSQRIATHAEIIDAPIPTIETLGGGSVRCMMCEVFLPKI; this is translated from the coding sequence ATGCGCCAATCGACCAACAACATCCTGATGATTCGTCCGGATGGATTCCGAAAGAACGAAGAGACTTCGGATAACACATTCCAGCAGAATCTTTCCATCGAAGATGCGAATGAGAAAGCTCTTTTTGAATTCGACCAACTCGTAGAAACCCTTCGCAACAAGGGTGTTCACGTAGCTGTAGTTGAGGCTGATGGAGAAAAAGACACTCCTGATGCGTTGTTCCCCAACAACTGGATTAGCTTCCACAATGACGGAGTAGTTGCTCTTTATCCGATGAAGGCTAAGAACCGACGTCGTGAGCGTCGTGAAGATGTGATTGATTATGTCGGAAACGAATTTGGTGTAGAAGCGCGCGAAGTGCTTGACTTTACTGAATTCGAAGAGCATCACAAGTTTCTTGAAGGAACTGGAAGTCTCGTCCTTGACCGTCAGCACAACAAGGCATACGCTGCTATCAGTGAACGTACTGACCGATTAGCTGTAGAGCGTTTCTGTGAAGCCTTAGGCTTCGAAGGCATTGTTTTCCATGCCTCTGCGAATGGAGCCCCGATCTATCACACCAATGTATTGATGTCGATCGGCTCGAGTTACGCTATTCTCTGTTCTGATGTTATAGAAGATATGGAAGAAAGAAGCATGGTCATTGACAGCCTGAAAGAGAACGGTCACGACGTCATTGATATCAGTCTTGACCAGATGAATTCATTCGCAGGTAACGCACTGGAAGTCTTAAATGAAGACGGAAAGAAAATCTGCGTCATGAGTAGCCAAGCCAAAGCGAGCCTGAACGAAGAACAATCACAGCGCATTGCAACGCATGCTGAGATCATCGATGCTCCCATTCCTACTATCGAAACCCTTGGTGGTGGAAGTGTGAGATGCATGATGTGTGAAGTCTTCCTCCCAAAAATCTAA
- a CDS encoding arginase — MTKIEIINNPSELGAGTRGSSLGYDALKVAGWNKENDLLNRYDTHKVEVNNGALYEADPNPHAHRIAGITDVFRQTGEFLKAIQERGNFPVIIGADHSVAAGTISGLKMIHPDKRIGVIWIDAHADLHTPYTTPSGNVHGMPLAIVLGEDNLEERKNDPKEATINEWSEIKNMWGISPKLGHEDLVFFGVRDTESEEDALIARKGIRNFTVDEVRSRSISEAVNEACERLSNCDLVYISFDVDSMDPEIVSHGTGTPVDNGFTPQESAMLIKLLIERLPVACFEMVEINPTLDEKKNKMAEVSFEILEQTIEFIQQKISG; from the coding sequence ATGACAAAGATCGAGATCATCAATAATCCATCTGAATTAGGCGCTGGCACACGTGGTAGTAGTTTAGGCTACGACGCACTCAAAGTTGCTGGATGGAACAAAGAGAATGACCTACTGAATCGTTATGACACCCACAAGGTAGAAGTCAATAACGGAGCGTTGTATGAAGCTGATCCCAACCCACATGCACACCGCATTGCTGGGATTACGGATGTATTCAGACAAACAGGTGAGTTTCTCAAAGCCATTCAGGAACGAGGAAACTTCCCCGTGATCATTGGAGCTGACCACTCTGTTGCCGCCGGAACTATTAGCGGATTGAAGATGATTCATCCAGACAAACGCATTGGTGTTATCTGGATTGACGCTCACGCCGATCTTCACACTCCATACACCACTCCGTCTGGAAATGTGCATGGAATGCCTTTGGCTATCGTATTAGGTGAAGATAACTTAGAAGAGCGCAAGAATGACCCTAAGGAGGCTACAATCAATGAGTGGTCTGAGATCAAGAATATGTGGGGCATCTCCCCGAAGCTCGGTCATGAAGACCTCGTTTTCTTCGGTGTACGAGATACCGAATCTGAAGAAGATGCACTGATCGCTCGCAAAGGCATTAGAAACTTCACGGTAGATGAAGTACGTTCCCGTTCAATCAGTGAAGCGGTGAACGAAGCATGTGAACGCCTAAGCAACTGTGACTTGGTCTACATCTCTTTTGATGTTGACTCCATGGATCCAGAAATCGTGAGCCATGGAACAGGAACTCCAGTTGACAACGGTTTCACGCCTCAAGAATCGGCAATGTTGATCAAACTATTGATCGAACGTCTCCCTGTAGCATGTTTCGAAATGGTAGAGATCAACCCTACCCTCGACGAAAAGAAGAATAAGATGGCCGAAGTGTCATTCGAAATTCTCGAACAAACGATTGAGTTCATCCAACAAAAGATCAGCGGCTAA
- a CDS encoding NAD-dependent succinate-semialdehyde dehydrogenase, translating to MFNSTDPYTQEQWASYEPHSSEELDGILSRADEGKAAWHRTPLKQRTALIRSLSSLLLERKSSLATTMTKEMGKPFQQGVAEVEKCAWLCRYYAEEAATMLADETIDIEGQETFVRFDPLGVVLGVMPWNYPLWQVFRFIIPALAAGNVCVLKHASNVFASAESMTNLLEDAGFPSYALQALKVSGASMDSILSDPRINAVTLTGSEKAGANIAMLAGKHIKPSLLELGGSNAFIVLNDADLEQALEAFTTGRFQNNGQSCIAAKRLLLQSDIHDSFLEALVGRVQQLKVGDPNQLDTDIGPMAREDLAIELEQQMTSSIAQGAELLVGGTRNKALFEPTVLAKVTPEMDVFKEETFGPLAAVTVFETLDEAIALSNNSKFGLGVSVFTTDKESIREHISSFAEGAVFINDFVKSDPRVPFGGVKISGYGRELGRDGILSFVNRKAVVIK from the coding sequence ATGTTTAATTCAACCGATCCATACACACAAGAACAGTGGGCTAGCTACGAACCTCATAGCAGCGAAGAGCTCGATGGCATTCTTTCTCGAGCCGACGAAGGAAAAGCTGCATGGCATCGAACTCCACTAAAACAACGCACGGCCCTTATACGTTCGTTGTCAAGTCTTTTACTTGAGCGGAAAAGTTCCTTGGCCACGACGATGACCAAAGAAATGGGCAAACCATTCCAACAAGGAGTCGCGGAAGTTGAGAAATGTGCTTGGTTGTGTCGGTATTACGCTGAAGAAGCGGCTACCATGCTAGCAGATGAAACCATCGATATTGAAGGACAAGAGACCTTCGTACGCTTTGATCCGCTCGGTGTTGTTTTGGGTGTGATGCCATGGAATTATCCTCTCTGGCAAGTCTTCCGCTTCATCATTCCTGCATTGGCTGCGGGTAATGTGTGTGTCTTAAAGCATGCTTCTAACGTTTTCGCTAGCGCGGAATCGATGACGAATCTCTTGGAAGACGCCGGATTTCCATCTTACGCGCTTCAAGCATTGAAAGTCTCAGGTGCTTCTATGGACAGCATTTTGAGTGACCCTAGAATCAACGCAGTTACCTTAACAGGAAGTGAAAAAGCGGGCGCCAACATAGCCATGCTTGCAGGAAAACATATCAAGCCAAGCCTTTTAGAACTAGGAGGGAGCAATGCATTCATTGTACTCAACGATGCTGATCTGGAACAAGCTCTGGAAGCTTTCACGACAGGGCGGTTCCAGAACAACGGACAAAGCTGTATCGCCGCTAAACGACTCTTGTTGCAGTCAGATATTCATGATTCATTTCTAGAAGCGCTTGTCGGTCGTGTACAACAATTGAAGGTGGGTGATCCAAACCAATTAGACACTGACATTGGCCCAATGGCCCGCGAAGATTTGGCGATTGAGTTAGAACAACAAATGACATCATCCATAGCTCAAGGCGCAGAACTCTTGGTAGGAGGAACGCGAAACAAAGCCTTATTTGAACCTACCGTCTTAGCGAAGGTCACGCCAGAAATGGATGTTTTTAAAGAAGAAACCTTTGGTCCATTAGCAGCGGTGACGGTGTTTGAGACGTTAGATGAAGCCATCGCCTTGTCGAACAACAGCAAGTTCGGGCTTGGAGTGAGCGTATTCACAACTGACAAGGAGTCTATCCGTGAGCACATCTCATCGTTTGCTGAGGGGGCGGTATTTATCAACGATTTCGTTAAGTCAGACCCTCGTGTACCGTTCGGCGGGGTTAAGATTTCTGGATATGGCCGTGAACTGGGAAGAGATGGCATCTTGAGCTTTGTAAATCGTAAAGCCGTAGTGATCAAATAA